A window of the Phaseolus vulgaris cultivar G19833 chromosome 5, P. vulgaris v2.0, whole genome shotgun sequence genome harbors these coding sequences:
- the LOC137834079 gene encoding uncharacterized protein — protein MSLLRQNTNSIKDINPENENWILIARVIRLWFVSDFKKSKFPFSMEMVIQDKEGDRIHVFVRKTLIYKFQNHIFEDKVYSFNFFSVATNSGSYRTTRHKYKINFQFGTKVTCVGNDLVSCAIPQYTPMSVIRAPGFDTDYLVDVIGLLTGVGTERDINRTGSSTKLNLAHGLYIIGNYVDELNAFLSSGELQNVVISVQFAKVKIFQGMFTHETTRMMENIDSPTQGLSQLCDSGKQNVDDEFIHFILRNTIQGLKDCKENSDSGVLPKEFGLLIEKIVLFKVGCVKDQSNRFDQSFCVKKICTDDSIIQIFFNGGSENVELHTQKKRLCSIKDVEQDDSFVEVPQDLFKKFANKVVELHSETVDLASDSQLSAEVVPPKLKRDFASPSHTTDDDVPLRVLRKNIKIEKGV, from the exons ATGTCTTTGTTAAGACAAAATACAAATTCAATCAAAGATATCAATCCAGAGAATGAAAATTGGATTCTGATAGCAAGAGTAATTCGATTGTGGTTTGTGTCGGACTTCAAGAAAAGCAAGTTTCCATTCTCAATGGAAATGGTGATTCAAGATAAAGAG GGTGATAGAATTCATGTTTTTGTTAGAAAaacactaatttataaatttcaaaatcatatttttgaGGATAAGGTTTATTCCTTCAATTTCTTTAGTGTGGCAACTAATTCAGGATCTTATAGAACAACCCGTCACAAGTACAAGATTAATTTCCAGTTTGGAACTAAGGTAACCTGTGTAGGTAATGATCTGGTATCATGTGCAATACCTCAGTACACCCCAATGTCTGTGATAAGAGCCCCTGGTTTTGATACTGATTATTTAGTTG ATGTTATTGGTTTACTGACTGGTGTAGGCACTGAGAGGGATATTAATAGAACAGGCTCATCAACTAAGTTAAAT CTTGCGCATGGATTGTACATTATTGGCAATTACGTTGATGAGCTCAACGCATTTTTGTCATCTGGAGAGTTGCAAAATGTGGTCATCAGTGTGCAGTTTGCTAAAGTCAAGATTTTCCAGGGTATGTTTACTCATGAAAct ACAAG GATGATGGAAAATATAGATTCTCCTACTCAAGGACTAAGTCAGTTGTGTGATTCTGGAAAACAGAATGTTGATGATGAATTTATCCACTTCATTCTAAGAAACACTATTCAAGGCTTGAAAGATTGCAAGGAg aaCTCTGACTCTGGTGTACTACCCAAAGAATTTGGTcttttgatagaaaaaattgtGTTGTTTAAAGTTGGTTGTGTTAAAGATCAATCTAACAGGTTTGACCAATCATTCTGTGTCAAAAAAATTTGTACTGATGACAGTATTatccaaatattttttaatggtgGTTCTGAAAATGTg GAACTTCATACTCAGAAGAAAAGACTGTGCAGTATTAAAGATGTCGAACAAGACGATTCCTTTGTAGAAGTTCCTCag gatttgtttaaaaaatttgcCAATAAAGTTGTTGAATTGCATTCTGAAACTGTTGACTTAGCGAGTGACAGTCAGTTAAGTGCTGAAGTGGTTCCTCCAAAACTTAAAAGAGATTTTGCTTCACCATCACACACAACCGATGATGATGTTCCATTAAGGGTATTAAGGAAAAATATCAAGATCGAAAAGGGAGTTTGA